The Clostridioides sp. ES-S-0010-02 genome window below encodes:
- the gap gene encoding type I glyceraldehyde-3-phosphate dehydrogenase, producing MKIKVGMNGFGRIGRAVLRIAQEELGDNIEIVAINARATTESLAHLFTYDSCYGTFRGEVEAKDEDTLIVNSKEIKILRYNDPEELPWKELGVDIVIESTGLFTQREKAEKHIKAGAKKVIITAPGKNEDITIVVGVNEEQYDNEKHNIISNASCTTNCLAPFAKVLDEKFGIVKGLMTTVHSYTNDQRILDKSHKDLRRARAAAESIIPTTTGAAKAVSRVLPQLEGKLNGFSLRVPTPTVSLVDLVCELKENVTVEQVNSVLKEAAEGELKGVLGYCDKPLVSIDYRGDSRSSIIDALSTMVIEDNMVKVVSWYDNEWGYSSRTVDLVKYIAEKLK from the coding sequence ATGAAAATTAAGGTAGGAATGAACGGATTTGGAAGAATAGGAAGAGCTGTGTTGAGAATAGCTCAAGAAGAATTAGGAGATAATATAGAAATTGTAGCCATAAATGCAAGAGCAACAACAGAGTCTTTGGCACATTTATTTACATATGATTCATGTTACGGAACTTTTAGAGGTGAGGTAGAAGCAAAGGATGAAGATACACTAATAGTAAACTCTAAAGAAATAAAAATACTGAGATACAATGACCCGGAAGAATTACCATGGAAAGAGTTAGGGGTTGATATAGTTATAGAATCAACAGGATTATTTACACAAAGAGAAAAGGCAGAAAAACACATTAAAGCAGGTGCAAAAAAAGTAATAATAACAGCTCCAGGAAAAAATGAAGATATAACTATAGTTGTTGGAGTTAATGAAGAACAATATGATAATGAAAAGCATAATATAATCTCAAATGCATCTTGTACTACAAATTGCCTAGCACCATTTGCTAAAGTATTGGACGAAAAATTTGGTATAGTAAAAGGTTTAATGACTACTGTACATTCATATACTAACGATCAAAGAATATTAGATAAGAGCCACAAAGACCTGAGAAGAGCGAGAGCAGCGGCTGAATCTATAATACCTACCACTACAGGAGCAGCAAAAGCTGTGTCAAGAGTATTACCACAATTAGAAGGAAAATTAAATGGTTTTTCACTTAGAGTGCCAACACCAACAGTTTCACTTGTTGATTTAGTATGTGAACTTAAAGAAAACGTTACAGTTGAGCAAGTGAATTCTGTATTAAAAGAAGCTGCTGAAGGAGAATTAAAGGGTGTTTTAGGATACTGTGACAAACCACTTGTTTCTATAGATTATAGAGGCGATTCAAGATCATCTATCATAGATGCTCTGTCCACAATGGTTATAGAGGATAATATGGTCAAAGTAGTTTCATGGTATGACAATGAATGGGGATATTCCTCAAGAACTGTTGATTTAGTAAAATATATAGCTGAAAAATTAAAATAA
- a CDS encoding NUDIX hydrolase, whose amino-acid sequence MKKTIIKNINPLVESKFMGLFEIEYKNKLDEDKIWMVASRKSSEQLKSIYLENKEDSADAVAIVGLHKSSKKLILIKQFRVPINGYIYELPAGLIDKGESIDISVERELREETGLTLLEIQKNKSNEKVYLSPGMSDESIAFVYCICDGNITDEFLEPDEDIEVILVSQDEAKEILQSNHKIDTKAFLILQMFVSLGTKLFE is encoded by the coding sequence TTGAAAAAAACTATAATAAAGAATATAAATCCATTGGTTGAAAGTAAGTTTATGGGACTTTTTGAAATTGAGTATAAAAATAAGCTAGATGAAGATAAGATATGGATGGTAGCATCAAGAAAAAGCAGTGAACAACTAAAAAGTATTTATCTTGAAAATAAAGAAGATAGTGCAGATGCAGTTGCAATAGTAGGTCTTCATAAAAGTAGTAAAAAATTAATTTTAATAAAACAATTTAGAGTACCCATTAATGGATATATATACGAATTGCCAGCAGGTCTTATCGATAAGGGTGAATCTATAGATATTTCTGTTGAAAGAGAACTTAGAGAAGAAACTGGGCTTACTCTTTTAGAAATTCAAAAAAATAAGAGTAATGAGAAAGTATATCTATCTCCTGGTATGAGTGATGAATCGATTGCATTTGTTTACTGTATATGCGATGGTAATATAACTGATGAATTCTTAGAACCAGATGAAGATATTGAAGTTATTTTAGTTTCACAAGATGAAGCAAAAGAAATTTTACAGAGTAATCATAAGATAGATACAAAAGCATTTTTAATTTTACAAATGTTTGTAAGTTTAGGAACTAAATTATTTGAATAA
- a CDS encoding DUF1294 domain-containing protein, producing MISIYFIIINIIGLSSMYIDKKKAIKNKWRIKETTLLAIAIIGGSIGSIIGMYSFRHKTKHIKFTLGIPFIILLQLLLFYFYML from the coding sequence TTGATTTCTATATATTTTATAATTATTAATATTATTGGTTTATCTTCAATGTATATTGATAAGAAAAAAGCAATAAAAAATAAATGGAGAATAAAAGAAACTACCCTTCTTGCCATAGCAATAATTGGAGGTAGCATCGGTTCTATCATTGGAATGTATTCTTTTAGACATAAAACTAAGCATATTAAATTTACACTTGGGATACCATTTATAATATTACTACAATTGTTATTATTCTATTTTTATATGCTTTAA
- a CDS encoding YjdF family protein, protein MDNVSGKLTVLFEEPFWIGIFERQDGKKYEVCRVVFGAEPKDVEVYEFILEKFFSLNFGSIKLDKNVSKDNIGYKRMQRKVKKEQSKETIGTKAQNALKLQHEERKQDKKILAKSRKEEEKERLFTLKQEKRKAKHKGH, encoded by the coding sequence ATGGATAATGTTAGTGGAAAATTAACAGTCTTATTTGAAGAACCGTTTTGGATAGGTATATTCGAAAGACAAGATGGTAAAAAATATGAGGTGTGTAGGGTAGTTTTTGGAGCAGAACCTAAGGATGTAGAAGTATATGAATTCATACTTGAAAAGTTCTTTTCATTAAATTTTGGAAGTATCAAATTGGATAAAAATGTATCTAAAGACAACATTGGATACAAAAGGATGCAGAGAAAAGTAAAAAAAGAACAGTCTAAAGAAACTATAGGAACTAAAGCGCAAAATGCTCTTAAGCTTCAACATGAAGAAAGAAAACAAGATAAAAAAATACTAGCTAAGTCTAGAAAAGAAGAAGAAAAAGAAAGACTTTTTACTTTGAAACAAGAAAAAAGAAAAGCCAAACATAAAGGTCATTAA
- a CDS encoding PhzF family phenazine biosynthesis protein → MKYYVVDSFTNRLFKGNPAGVCVLEKRLSLELMQKIATENNLPETAFLVKNNGNYDLRWFTPKEEIDLCGHATLAAAYVISNFIDIDIKKICFFTQSGTLEVTRNGNLYEMIFPNREPIEIELSVQQRSLLGCTPVAIYSSRDLILLLSNEQEVIDYTPNYQDLCKLTGWLGVIITSQGTDTDFVSRYFCPELDSEDSVTGSSHCSLIPYWAEKLGKDKMIASQLSNRGGIIQCELLKDNDVKISGEAALFMHGEIMDNI, encoded by the coding sequence ATGAAATATTATGTAGTTGATTCATTTACAAATAGATTATTTAAAGGAAATCCTGCTGGTGTTTGTGTTCTTGAAAAGAGGTTATCACTAGAATTAATGCAGAAAATAGCAACAGAGAATAATCTTCCAGAAACAGCTTTTTTAGTTAAAAATAATGGAAATTATGACTTACGATGGTTTACACCTAAAGAAGAAATTGATTTATGTGGTCATGCAACTTTAGCTGCAGCTTATGTTATATCCAATTTTATTGATATAGATATTAAGAAAATTTGTTTTTTTACTCAAAGTGGAACTCTTGAAGTTACACGAAATGGGAATCTATATGAAATGATATTTCCAAACAGAGAACCTATTGAAATTGAATTATCAGTACAACAACGTAGTTTACTGGGTTGTACACCAGTGGCTATCTACTCTTCAAGAGATTTAATATTGTTACTAAGTAATGAACAAGAAGTTATAGACTATACACCTAATTATCAAGATTTATGTAAATTAACAGGTTGGCTAGGTGTTATAATTACATCACAAGGAACTGATACAGATTTTGTATCTCGATATTTTTGTCCAGAATTAGACTCAGAAGATTCTGTTACAGGTTCATCTCATTGTAGTCTTATACCATATTGGGCTGAAAAGTTGGGAAAAGATAAAATGATAGCATCACAACTTTCTAATCGTGGTGGCATTATTCAGTGTGAATTATTAAAAGATAATGATGTAAAAATTTCTGGAGAAGCAGCTTTGTTTATGCATGGAGAAATAATGGATAATATTTAA
- a CDS encoding MATE family efflux transporter: MNGNQKRIYLLEKEDVRKSLLKLGMPTMMGMIVSALYNIVDAFFVGRLGTLQTAAVSLVYPLTMVGTGIGLLFGSGAGSYISRLLGKKEYEEVKACSSIAFFSGIFLITVLVTIMLLFFNPLMNILGATDSTLYYVREYGLIYILGLIFNVLNIMMNNMIVAEGSSSFSMTAMLLGGLTNFILDPVLIFGCHMGVSGAAIATLISQLVSTSFYGFYILKGHTFLKISFSYFKIKRTIYTEIFKIGLPVCFFQFLTGGAVSLTNIVAKPFGEAAIAAMGIVNRLMSLESNALYGFLKGYSPLIGYNYGAGKIDRVERATKTAIYWSTVVNVLFGTLCILFSKQFIYIFNQESVKVLEIGRTALIVDAISFMTLGVQIVIGNYFLAIGKAKQGGMLSICRQGLLFIPFLLIFTNLWGMKGLIATQLVADVCATIITVIMWFKEKSLQLV, translated from the coding sequence ATGAATGGAAATCAAAAAAGAATCTATCTTTTAGAAAAAGAAGATGTAAGGAAATCACTGTTAAAATTAGGAATGCCTACTATGATGGGGATGATAGTATCAGCATTATATAATATTGTTGATGCTTTCTTTGTAGGTCGTTTGGGGACACTGCAAACTGCTGCAGTATCCTTAGTATATCCATTAACTATGGTTGGTACTGGAATAGGATTGCTTTTTGGAAGTGGTGCAGGTTCTTATATTTCAAGGCTTCTTGGTAAAAAAGAATATGAGGAAGTAAAGGCTTGTAGTAGTATAGCTTTCTTTTCAGGTATATTTTTAATCACTGTTTTGGTTACAATTATGCTATTATTTTTTAATCCTCTTATGAATATTTTAGGGGCAACAGATAGCACACTTTATTATGTAAGAGAATATGGTTTGATATATATTTTGGGGCTTATATTCAATGTTTTAAATATAATGATGAATAATATGATAGTTGCAGAAGGGAGTTCTTCATTTAGTATGACTGCTATGTTGCTTGGTGGATTAACAAACTTCATATTAGACCCAGTTTTAATATTTGGATGTCATATGGGAGTTTCTGGTGCAGCTATTGCAACATTAATTTCACAACTTGTCTCTACCTCATTTTATGGATTTTATATTTTAAAAGGGCATACATTTTTGAAAATTTCTTTTAGTTATTTTAAAATCAAGCGTACTATTTACACAGAGATTTTCAAAATCGGTCTACCAGTTTGCTTCTTCCAATTTTTGACTGGTGGGGCAGTGAGTTTAACTAATATTGTTGCTAAACCATTTGGAGAAGCTGCTATTGCAGCTATGGGAATTGTTAATCGCCTTATGTCTTTGGAATCAAATGCTTTATATGGTTTTTTAAAAGGTTATTCTCCTCTGATTGGATATAACTATGGTGCAGGAAAAATAGATAGAGTTGAAAGAGCTACTAAGACAGCAATATATTGGAGTACTGTTGTAAATGTATTGTTTGGAACTTTGTGCATTTTATTTTCAAAGCAATTTATTTATATATTTAATCAAGAATCAGTTAAAGTATTGGAAATTGGAAGAACTGCTTTAATTGTTGATGCTATTTCATTTATGACATTAGGGGTTCAAATTGTCATAGGAAATTACTTTTTAGCAATTGGAAAGGCAAAACAAGGTGGTATGCTAAGTATATGTCGTCAAGGTTTGCTGTTCATTCCATTTCTGTTGATCTTCACAAATTTATGGGGGATGAAAGGTCTTATTGCAACTCAATTGGTAGCAGATGTATGTGCAACAATTATTACTGTCATAATGTGGTTTAAAGAAAAGTCACTACAATTAGTATAG
- a CDS encoding MarR family transcriptional regulator: MRDYSKLITLMERIIHKYNQWEDKKRTYGTEILLSKSEIHTISAVGDNPGINITSLADVLGITKGAASQMIYKLVDKGTVVKKVSPDSDTEVVLSLTDDGMKNYKAHQEYHKQTNDESLKLLDDMPEPFYEYMLSYFSAFEESIDKKLEEK, from the coding sequence ATGAGAGATTATTCTAAACTAATTACATTGATGGAACGTATTATTCACAAATACAATCAGTGGGAAGATAAAAAGCGAACTTATGGAACAGAGATTCTATTATCAAAATCAGAAATTCATACAATATCAGCTGTTGGTGATAATCCTGGAATAAACATTACATCTCTTGCAGATGTTTTGGGTATTACAAAAGGAGCAGCTTCTCAGATGATTTATAAACTAGTAGATAAAGGAACTGTAGTAAAAAAAGTATCTCCTGATTCTGATACAGAAGTAGTTTTGAGCCTTACAGATGATGGAATGAAAAATTATAAAGCTCATCAAGAATATCATAAGCAAACTAATGATGAATCACTAAAACTGTTAGATGATATGCCAGAGCCTTTTTATGAGTATATGTTGAGTTATTTTTCTGCTTTTGAAGAAAGTATTGATAAAAAATTAGAAGAAAAGTAA
- a CDS encoding RtcB family protein: protein MLEIQGKYNKAKIFTDNVDSTTISQIIELCNQEFTTKSKIRIMPDCHAGSGCVIGTVMTIQDKIVPNLVGVDIGCGVICVNLGKVDLNLKQIDDFIRKKIPHGFNINKYSKANYKKEIESLYCIKGIGKATEEYNRAIGSLGGGNHFIELNEDSEKNKYLIIHSGSRNLGNRVAKYYQKKAYDYYVRISNSFDEDSKRLVEQYKKENREEEIQDALITLKEEHNFTPKIPKDLCYLEGKLMEDYLHDMDIIQKYAELNRNTMAKRIIEECIGLKFNDLDHFQTIHNYIEIENRILRKGAIASYEGRKLLIPINMRDGVILGVGKGNLDWVNSAPHGAGRILSRGEAKRSINMKDYEDSMKNVFTTSVNIKTIDEAPQAYKPIDEIVENIRETVDIINILKPIYNFKSN, encoded by the coding sequence GTGCTAGAGATTCAAGGAAAATACAATAAAGCAAAAATATTTACAGATAATGTAGATAGTACAACAATAAGTCAAATAATAGAATTATGTAATCAGGAATTTACAACAAAATCTAAGATAAGAATAATGCCAGATTGTCATGCAGGTTCTGGCTGTGTAATAGGTACTGTAATGACAATACAAGATAAAATAGTCCCAAATCTTGTTGGAGTAGATATAGGGTGTGGGGTTATATGTGTAAATCTGGGTAAAGTTGATTTGAATTTGAAACAGATAGATGATTTTATAAGAAAAAAAATACCTCATGGATTTAATATAAATAAATATAGTAAAGCAAACTATAAAAAAGAGATAGAATCATTATATTGTATAAAAGGTATAGGAAAAGCTACAGAGGAATATAATCGAGCTATTGGAAGCCTTGGAGGGGGAAATCATTTTATTGAGTTAAATGAAGATAGTGAAAAAAATAAATATTTAATAATACACTCTGGTAGTAGAAATCTTGGCAATAGGGTAGCAAAATACTACCAAAAAAAAGCTTATGATTACTATGTCAGAATTAGCAATAGCTTTGATGAAGACAGTAAAAGACTTGTTGAGCAGTACAAAAAGGAAAATAGAGAAGAAGAAATTCAGGATGCATTGATAACGCTTAAAGAAGAACATAATTTTACCCCTAAAATACCAAAAGATTTATGCTATTTAGAAGGAAAATTGATGGAAGATTATCTTCATGATATGGATATTATACAAAAATATGCTGAACTAAACAGAAATACAATGGCTAAAAGAATAATTGAAGAATGTATAGGTCTTAAGTTCAATGATTTAGACCATTTTCAAACTATACATAATTATATAGAAATTGAAAACAGAATACTAAGAAAAGGAGCTATAGCATCATATGAAGGAAGAAAGTTATTGATTCCTATAAATATGAGAGATGGTGTTATCTTGGGAGTAGGAAAAGGAAATTTAGATTGGGTTAATTCTGCACCTCATGGAGCAGGACGTATACTTTCAAGAGGAGAAGCCAAAAGAAGTATAAATATGAAAGATTATGAAGATTCTATGAAAAATGTATTTACAACGAGTGTAAATATTAAAACCATTGATGAAGCACCTCAAGCGTATAAGCCAATTGATGAGATTGTAGAAAATATAAGAGAAACAGTTGACATAATTAATATATTGAAACCAATTTATAATTTTAAGTCAAATTAA
- a CDS encoding class I SAM-dependent methyltransferase: MYLEKPELYKESKVNFWDDEYISKQLLKAHLDVDFEGASRSLDFINDSVDWIVKVASPDKYPNLIDLGCGPGLYSERFAQKGYKVTGIDFSKRSINYAQSRNEKKNLNITYLFQSYLNMNYSEEFDIATLIYCDYGALSTKNRSLLMENIYKSLKPGGKLILDVFTINKYDDFKEVKTWEINENGGFWSSERYMCIQDNCKYSDYNTLEQTLVITEGSENVFYIWNKYFSKESFFREIKDIGFKSIEIFNNVKGEAYSDDSMTMGLVLQK; encoded by the coding sequence ATGTATTTAGAAAAACCAGAACTTTATAAGGAAAGTAAAGTTAATTTTTGGGATGATGAATATATCTCAAAACAGTTATTAAAAGCACATTTAGATGTTGATTTTGAAGGAGCAAGTAGAAGTCTAGACTTTATTAATGATTCTGTAGATTGGATAGTTAAAGTTGCATCTCCAGATAAGTATCCAAATTTAATCGATTTAGGATGTGGTCCAGGATTATACTCAGAAAGATTTGCACAGAAAGGTTATAAAGTAACTGGAATTGATTTTTCAAAACGTTCTATTAATTATGCACAAAGTAGAAATGAAAAGAAAAATCTAAATATAACATATTTATTTCAAAGTTATTTAAATATGAATTACAGTGAAGAATTTGATATAGCTACTTTAATTTATTGTGATTATGGAGCTTTATCAACTAAAAACAGAAGTCTATTGATGGAGAATATTTACAAGAGTTTAAAACCTGGAGGAAAGTTGATATTAGATGTATTTACAATAAATAAATACGATGATTTTAAAGAAGTTAAAACATGGGAAATAAATGAAAATGGAGGATTTTGGAGTAGTGAAAGATATATGTGTATACAAGATAATTGCAAATATAGTGATTACAATACATTAGAACAAACTCTTGTTATAACAGAAGGAAGTGAAAATGTATTTTATATTTGGAATAAATACTTTTCAAAAGAGAGTTTTTTTAGAGAAATTAAAGATATTGGCTTTAAATCTATTGAAATTTTTAATAATGTCAAAGGTGAAGCATATTCTGATGATAGTATGACTATGGGATTGGTTTTACAAAAATAG
- a CDS encoding radical SAM protein, giving the protein MYNKVKYIPINCETACNKLKRSIPYKWDLNIYRGCEHACKYCYAIYSHKYINSNNYFEDIYVKTNIVEMLEKQLSSNKWKREVINIGGVTDSYQPIEAEYKIMPEILNLLIKYKTPAIISTKSDLILRDYDLVDKLSRITYINIASTITTVDEKTQKLIEPNGVDSMRRFEMLKEFRKTNASVGLHIMPIIPYITDNFDNINSLFRYAKESNVHYVLPGTLYLRGITRGVFFEFIKKEFPNLFDKLSVLYSTGSANKEYKNQLYKMVNQLRNKYSLSSSYDKVMKEKLKHSSDIQLSFFD; this is encoded by the coding sequence TTGTATAATAAAGTAAAATATATTCCAATAAATTGTGAAACTGCTTGCAATAAACTAAAAAGAAGTATTCCATATAAATGGGATTTAAATATTTATCGTGGATGTGAACATGCATGTAAATATTGTTATGCTATCTATTCACATAAGTATATTAATTCTAATAATTATTTTGAAGATATCTATGTAAAAACAAATATAGTAGAAATGCTTGAGAAACAATTGAGTAGCAATAAGTGGAAGCGAGAAGTAATTAATATAGGTGGAGTGACAGATAGTTATCAACCTATAGAAGCTGAGTATAAAATTATGCCAGAAATATTGAATCTATTAATCAAATATAAAACCCCAGCAATTATTTCTACAAAATCGGATTTAATTTTAAGAGATTATGATTTGGTTGATAAATTATCTAGAATTACATATATTAACATAGCATCTACAATTACGACTGTAGATGAAAAGACACAAAAGCTCATTGAGCCAAATGGAGTAGATTCAATGAGAAGATTTGAAATGTTAAAAGAATTTAGAAAAACTAACGCTTCAGTTGGTCTTCATATTATGCCAATCATACCTTATATTACAGATAATTTTGATAACATAAATTCATTATTTAGATATGCAAAAGAAAGTAATGTACACTATGTGCTACCTGGAACTCTGTATTTAAGAGGTATAACTAGAGGTGTTTTTTTTGAATTCATTAAAAAAGAATTTCCTAATTTATTTGATAAATTATCAGTATTGTACAGTACAGGTTCAGCTAATAAAGAGTATAAAAACCAACTTTATAAAATGGTCAATCAACTTAGAAATAAGTATTCTTTATCAAGTAGTTATGACAAAGTAATGAAAGAAAAATTAAAACATTCAAGCGATATTCAGTTGTCTTTTTTTGATTAA
- the def gene encoding peptide deformylase, which translates to MALREIRTFDDEILRKKSKNVEKVDNKIRDLLNDMAETMYNTPNGGGLAGCQVGILKRLVVIDLGEGLIKLVNPEIIKEEGEQIVVEGCLSFPDVWGKLKRPKKVTVQALNENGEKIIIKGSGLMAKCLCHEIDHLDGIVFTDKIIERVKL; encoded by the coding sequence ATGGCTCTAAGAGAGATTAGAACTTTTGACGATGAAATTTTAAGAAAAAAGAGTAAGAATGTAGAAAAAGTAGATAATAAGATAAGAGACCTATTAAACGATATGGCAGAAACCATGTACAATACACCAAATGGTGGGGGTTTAGCTGGATGCCAAGTGGGAATATTAAAACGTTTAGTTGTTATAGATTTAGGAGAGGGACTTATTAAACTTGTCAATCCTGAAATTATTAAAGAAGAAGGAGAGCAAATTGTTGTTGAAGGTTGTTTAAGTTTTCCTGATGTATGGGGAAAATTAAAAAGACCTAAAAAAGTTACAGTTCAAGCTTTAAATGAGAATGGTGAGAAAATAATAATTAAAGGTTCAGGACTTATGGCAAAATGTCTTTGTCATGAAATAGACCATTTGGATGGCATAGTTTTTACAGATAAAATTATTGAACGTGTAAAACTATAA
- a CDS encoding helix-turn-helix transcriptional regulator, giving the protein MKNKIKVLREKLGLTQEQLGELVGTSRQAINAIETGKNEPSIWLAYDISRVFNEPIESIFLFEQSERKSRAQISRGEYYGSKRD; this is encoded by the coding sequence ATGAAAAATAAAATCAAGGTATTAAGAGAAAAATTGGGGTTAACACAAGAACAACTAGGAGAATTAGTTGGAACATCTAGGCAGGCTATAAATGCTATAGAGACTGGAAAAAATGAACCTTCAATATGGTTAGCATATGATATTTCAAGAGTTTTTAATGAACCAATAGAAAGTATATTTTTATTTGAACAAAGTGAGAGAAAATCAAGAGCTCAGATAAGTAGGGGGGAATATTATGGCTCTAAGAGAGATTAG
- a CDS encoding ABC transporter permease, with amino-acid sequence MIKIINAFRQEFEQIKGDAMLFVVCISPILCGGLIKFGIPLIQNILIDSSYYKLTLEPYFLVFDLLLAFITPFMFFFVSTMVMLGEIDDNISKYLIITPIGKSGYLISRLGIPAILAFAITVILLLTFSLTKISFLLNLAISLVSLTQGIIISILIISLSSNKLEGMALTKLSGLFMLGIPAPFFILNKIQYILLFLPSFWLAKAFKDSNYIYIFISFIVSLIWIVLLLKKFNKKISS; translated from the coding sequence ATGATAAAAATTATTAATGCTTTTAGACAAGAATTTGAGCAAATAAAAGGTGATGCTATGCTTTTTGTAGTATGTATTTCTCCAATATTATGTGGAGGACTTATAAAATTTGGAATACCATTAATTCAAAATATATTAATTGATAGTTCTTATTATAAATTAACTTTAGAACCATATTTTTTAGTATTTGACTTGCTTTTAGCTTTTATAACACCTTTTATGTTCTTTTTTGTTTCTACTATGGTTATGTTAGGAGAAATTGATGATAATATTTCAAAGTATTTGATAATCACTCCTATTGGAAAAAGTGGTTATCTTATTTCAAGACTTGGAATACCAGCTATATTAGCCTTTGCCATTACAGTAATTTTATTATTAACTTTTTCGCTAACTAAAATTTCTTTTTTATTAAATTTGGCAATTTCTTTAGTATCTTTGACTCAGGGAATTATTATATCAATATTAATAATTTCTTTATCATCAAATAAATTAGAAGGTATGGCACTTACAAAGTTATCAGGACTTTTTATGTTAGGTATTCCAGCACCATTTTTTATTTTAAATAAAATACAATATATTTTACTTTTCTTACCATCATTTTGGTTAGCAAAGGCATTTAAAGATAGTAACTACATATATATTTTTATCTCATTTATTGTATCATTAATTTGGATTGTTTTATTACTTAAAAAATTCAATAAAAAAATATCTAGTTAA
- a CDS encoding ABC transporter permease: MRLKNLILGDVKFQFKYGFYFLYVTLSIVYICLLNAFPPLLREKVAIIMIYSDPAAMGLFFMGAIVLLEKSQRVLNSLAVSPTKISEYILSKVISLSIISSIVSMVIAITANLNNILIVIMGTFFASIIFSLLGLILASRASSLNQFIVLTIPIEIVCFVPPIINVLMDLSVFTNLYPFNICISLISGDKNSLVTNILILILMTIIVYFITYYFVCSIWKKVGGIKL; encoded by the coding sequence ATGAGATTAAAAAATCTTATCTTAGGAGATGTAAAGTTTCAATTTAAATATGGATTTTATTTTTTATATGTTACTTTAAGTATTGTATATATTTGTTTGCTTAATGCCTTTCCACCATTATTGAGAGAAAAGGTAGCTATAATTATGATTTATTCTGACCCAGCAGCAATGGGACTATTTTTTATGGGAGCAATTGTACTTCTTGAGAAGAGTCAAAGAGTTTTAAATTCCCTAGCTGTATCTCCCACAAAAATATCAGAATATATTTTATCAAAAGTGATTTCATTGTCAATAATATCTAGTATTGTATCTATGGTAATTGCAATTACAGCAAATTTAAATAATATTTTGATAGTAATTATGGGAACTTTCTTTGCATCCATAATATTTTCATTACTTGGGCTTATACTTGCAAGTAGAGCATCAAGTTTAAATCAATTTATTGTTTTAACTATTCCTATTGAGATTGTCTGCTTTGTGCCACCAATAATTAATGTATTGATGGATTTAAGTGTATTCACCAACTTGTATCCTTTTAATATATGTATTTCTCTTATTAGTGGAGATAAAAATTCTTTAGTAACTAATATATTAATTTTAATATTGATGACTATAATAGTTTACTTTATAACATATTATTTTGTTTGTAGTATTTGGAAAAAGGTAGGTGGTATAAAGTTATGA